Proteins encoded together in one Glandiceps talaboti chromosome 11, keGlaTala1.1, whole genome shotgun sequence window:
- the LOC144441911 gene encoding uncharacterized protein LOC144441911, whose product MFRSFQKTLNDTYRSKCPKLGPTDISKLHPPPERDQQQPREPDRGIPIGLRDTFDYTSALRYRGNQTNILPCEPGEITSSDQQSPARGSYQFGRKEDVYLEEKLLPSLFPYGRSRDEIECLTHLSHPFVGRVLDFRLDEDKLIQISEYYDVKNNLLQTSLMRRDSVDTLIEQLRQVASAMTYLHSEEIGLIHCDLRASNIYITQDEQIRVGRLGRACLLEVGLYDLGLTDSVKIRDMPMDQLRWAPLEVVRGGIYSQASDVFMFANVSWEVFNAHSADPETVTREMLVPHPHTSADKIPKALGLREHQLQPPECPDWLYMLMNKCWLDERSRRPSFAVIEECLRERSLQPMQSLYEDTSGSNEKKQTSVEAYKALDEEDSDIYMVYTRGNIEQQENRDHIYYTHNISNYDVMYGATGGTGGDTDGCENKTFDSKGEKPGLMHKLVKRVGRVFKRHRKEAKSEEVESTYLTIESTSVKCDTHASEILQCCQYENLSRRLEECDDDTFIYNDRDAESAIKNHDSYYQPLTGAATYTLQEQPLKVQNMSTGCEISTEADEDGYLLPSDVISLSPSCNYDGNASHKEEQTKNESVQVKEKSDESDYSFYSFEGGLSTEEYKEANIVYLPLPEKDVGESHQLSDFCHNADEPENQTGLCYDPLREDKAINRSEITITLAQEQEEESTHRSSLYGNDSQYAQSQTSQHNTVKTCDSRSSGKEDYTNDDIDAPSQKVITRHHVSDLRMSEMFPKRDTELESTKCSPSKHFQNPLYFNVVLANDNTDHVHSTTIEISNRKANESVLEIVGDQTSITEDDEYDDAWSNSVVCQTDHDTESLATANQDVVKQESDSSHPVTSGTTNVQDSMPQADTTRYLDEKEAMKDKNQEAGVPDALFEHCEDSLEHST is encoded by the exons ATGTTCAGAAGCTTTCAGAAAACATTGAACGATACATACAGATCGAAATGTCCCAAGCTTG ggCCTACAGATATATCAAAGTTACACCCTCCACCCGAAAGAGATCAACAACAGCCTCGTGAGCCAGACAGG GGAATCCCTATAGGACTAAGAGATACATTCGACTACACTTCAGCTTTGCGATACAGAGGAAACCAAACA AATATTCTTCCCTGTGAACCAGgtgaaataacatcatctgatCAACAAAGCCCAGCTCGTGGCTCATATCAATTCGGACGGAAG GAAGATGTCTACCTCGAAGAAAAACTTTTGCCATCGCTATTTCCATATGGTAGATCACGTGACGAAATAGAATGTCTTACACACTTGTCACATCCCTTTGTTGGTCGTGTACTTGACTTTCGTTTAGATGAAGATAAATTGATTCAG ATATCTGAATATTACGATGTCAAAAATAATCTTCTTCAAACGTCGTTAATGAGAAGAGACAGCGTTGACACCCTGATAGAACAGTTACGTCAGGTTGCTAGTGCAATGACCTACCTACATTCTGAAGAGATTGGTTTGATCCATTGTGACCTAAGAGCTTCCAATATTTACATCACGCAAGACGAACAG ATCAGAGTTGGCAGATTGGGCCGTGCATGTCTTCTAGAAGTTGGACTTTATGACTTGGGTTTAACAGATAGTGTAAAGATACGAGATATGCCAATGGATCAGTTGCGATG GGCACCTTTGGAAGTGGTGAGAGGTGGTATTTACTCCCAAGCTTCTGATGTGTTCATGTTTGCCAATGTTAGTTGGGAAGTGTTCAATGCCCACTCTGCGGACCCAGAAACGGTGACAAGAGAAATGCTTGTTCCACATCCCCATACATCTGCGGATAAG ATACCAAAGGCATTAGGTCTCCGTGAACACCAACTGCAACCCCCTGAATGCCCGGATTGGTTGTATATGTTGATGAATAAATGCTGGCTGGACGAGAGAAGTAGAAGACCCTCATTTGCTGTAATTGAGGAATGCCTTCGCGAAAG ATCCTTGCAGCCAATGCAAAGTCTTTATGAAGACACGAGTGGATCAAATGAGAAGAAGCAAACATCTGTGGAGGCATACAAAGCTCTAGATGAGGAGGATTCAGATATCTACATGGTTTACACGAGAGGAAATATTGAACAACAGGAAAACCGAGATCATATCTATTATACCCACAATATTAGTAATTATGACGTAATGTATGGGGCAACTGGAGGTACTGGTGGGGATACGGACGGATGTGAGAATAAGACCTTTGATTCCAAAGGAGAAAAGCCGGGGCTGATGCACAAATTAGTGAAAAGAGTTGGCAGAGTTTTTAAGCGACATAGAAAGGAGGCTAAATCAGAGGAAGTTGAGTCTACATACCTAACGATAGAGTCAACATCAGTCAAATGTGATACACATGCCAGTGAAATTCTGCAGTGTTGTCAATATGAAAATTTGTCGAGAAGACTAGAAGAATGTGATGACGATACATTCATCTACAATGACAGGGATGCCGAGAGTGCTATAAAAAACCACGACTCCTACTACCAACCACTTACTGGTGCTGCCACTTATACTCTCCAAGAACAACCCCTCAAAGTGCAAAATATGTCAACTGGTTGTGAAATAAGCACTGAAGCAGACGAAGATGGTTATTTACTCCCCAGTGACGTTATATCTCTCTCCCCGTCGTGTAATTATGATGGCAATGCTTCTCATAAAGAGGAGCAGACGAAAAATGAAAGTGTGCAAGTGAAAGAGAAATCCGATGAGTCAGACTATAGCTTTTACAGTTTTGAAGGTGGTTTGTCTACAGAGGAGTACAAAGAGGCGAACATTGTGTACTTGCCATTGCCAGAAAAAGATGTCGGTGAAAGTCACCAGCTTTCCGATTTCTGCCACAATGCAGATGAACCAGAAAATCAAACTGGCCTATGTTATGATCCTCTCAGAGAAGACAAGGCCATTAACAGATCAGAAATTACCATAACTTTGGCAcaagaacaagaagaagaaTCAACACACAGATCTAGCCTGTATGGAAATGATAGCCAATATGCACAATCGCAAACGTCCCAGCACAACACTGTAAAAACCTGTGACTCAAGGTCTTCTGGAAAAGAAGACTATACAAATGATGACATAGATGCACCTAGTCAGAAGGTAATCACGAGGCACCATGTATCAGATTTAAGAATGTCCGAGATGTTTCCAAAGAGGGATACAGAACTTGAAAGTACGAAATGTAGTCCATCAAAACATTTCCAAAATCCGCTATATTTTAACGTTGTGCTAGCCAATGACAATACTGATCATGTGCACTCTACAACGATTGAAATAAGTAATCGAAAGGCAAATGAAAGCGTCTTGGAAATTGTGGGTGACCAAACTTCTATAACTGAGGATGATGAGTACGATGATGCATGGTCAAACAGTGTGGTATGTCAGACTGACCATGACACAGAATCACTCGCAACAGCAAATCAGGATGTTGTGAAACAGGAGAGTGATTCCTCTCATCCAGTGACATCAGGTACTACAAACGTCCAAGACAGTATGCCACAGGCAGATACTACTAGATACCTTGATGAAAAGGAAGCCATGAAAGACAAGAACCAGGAGGCAGGTGTACCTGATGCACTGTTTGAACATTGTGAAGATTCTCTAGAACATAGTACATAA